Part of the Anomaloglossus baeobatrachus isolate aAnoBae1 chromosome 1, aAnoBae1.hap1, whole genome shotgun sequence genome, TTCACATGATAGAGGCAACGATTGTGGGTGACCCAAGTGTGTGCTGTCATAAGCAGATGAGAGATTTGACTTCTGCTCACGGATTGTCCTCTGAACCAAATAGCGGGCCACCCCCTGGCAGGTGCCGGTGCTACACTACTTCAGTTTTCCTTTTCTTCATGCTGCTCATTAGGGCTCTTACTGGGTTTGGTTCATTCTCCAGATCTTTGACTGTCTTGTGTTTGGCACAACAGCAGCAGTCCAGCATTTCATAGAGGAATGCCAGCAGGACCAGGGATAGTACAGTCAGGATGAACAGCACCAGGATTACAAAACACGCTGTATTCCAGCCATCATGGAATGGGTAGATCTTCTGAACCTGAAACCCAACTTGCTGCTGGATCTGGCTTGTCTCATTTTTCCAGGCGCCTAGAGATGACATCTTGTTAGGCACTCTTCAGAGAGTAACTGCAAAAAATGGTAATACCAGTCATTAAGTACAGTATAGTGACCAATCTCTAAAATACCCTAATGTAGACCAGACGTTTTTTCTTTTTTGGGACCTTTTctgtactttttttctttttataagagGACAAGTTTTCCCTAACaagaaagtaccatatttttcggattatgagatgcacttttcctcccaaaaatttggaaggaaaatgaggggtgcgtcttataatctgcttACCGGGGGGGTGGGGGAAGGGGGGTTTGGGGAGCTGTCTGTGCggcggccaggtgcctgtggctgcgtgcgggtggcCGGCTGCCTGTTGGTGCCGGCTGCCTTTCTGTCCTCGAGgccggctgcttctctgtgcgggtcggcgggtggcctgctggctgccactctgtgcgcgcgggcgggtggctgtgcggactgcggtggctgtgccgcaggtgtcccactgtgtccgcggtcccagtttcaaatgatggtgcagggagtcagcgcatgcgcagatggagcccttggatgagagctccatctgcgcatgcgccgctccatgcgccatcatttgaaccgggaccgcggacacactgggacactcactgcaccggcctgctccaccactgacccgccgctgccactactgacccaccGCCGCTGTTGCCATTGACCCGCCGTCACTGACCCGCTACCTTTATTGACCCACCGCTGCCattacaacctctgcctcctgtgaccctgcttcaccaccactgctgcccccctcctctggtaagacaacacccgaGTATAAAACAAAacccatttatattttttttttttaccttttttatctctaaatttggggttcgtcttataatccggtgcgtcttataaaacgaaaaatatggtatatgttgTGTTTAGCTCAGCTTGTTCATAACTCCATTACAGGCTGGTTAATCCAAAACATGCTCGGATAAGGATATAAAACCTTTATCCAACTCCTAATTATGATAGAAACAACTATACAATTAAAAACCGGACACCCTGAATAATAAAGCTGACTAATCTGAAATGATTCGAACACTTCTTAATCATGGATCCCCTCCCACAACACACTGTTTTGGGGGACAGAATGATCCAGCATGTCTGATTTTAGACTACCAGTTCTGTTTTTTTCTTTAATAGATAAGCTGCCTCAAGACATGTCTGGCAGCCGATCTATCAACTAGAACGCAGGCGCACTCTGCAGAGTGAGAACCTCTATGAGAGTGAGAACCTCTATGTATGGGAGGGTTGGGTGAAATAGCTGTCAACCGAACCATGATTCAGCTGACAGCTATGTAAATTGCATTGAGGGATTTGTGCACTAAGGGACATtgttgccacacacacacacacacacacacacacacacacacacacacacacacacacacacacacactacatatacatatcatatagacAGTACCTTAAAAAAGTATTCATCGCCATGAAgttttccacttttttttcacattacacccacaaacttaagtgTATTTATTGGATTTTTGTAATATACAACCACAAAGTAGTCAGTATTTGTGAACTGTAAAGGAAAGAcatggttttgtaaatattttgaaaatatgtatctgaaaattgtgacatgcatttttatTCAGTCACTTGTAGtcggatacccctaaataaaatcctgagtgaccaattgcctccagaagtcacaatCACAATTAGTAAGCTGAGTCTAccagtgtgtaatttattctctgtATAACAGCTGTTCTATGAAGGCCTCAGAGGCTTGATTGAGAAGATtacggatcaaacagcatcatgaaaaccaatgaacacaccagacaggtcagggataaagttgtggaaaagAGGAAAGCAGAGTTAGGTCATAAAAAGATAGCCCAATCTCTGAACATTTCACAGAACTTGTTCAATCCATCATACAAAAATAATAGGAGTATGGCACAAATACAAAGCTACCAAGATGTAGCCATCCACGTAAACTGACATCCAATTGAGGAGAGCCACTAATCAGAGAAGCAGCCATGAGGCCCATGGGTGGTCACCTTAGAGGAACTGTAGAGATCCACAACTCAGGTTGGAGATTCTGTCCACAAAACAACTATTACTtgcatactccacaaatctggcctttatggaagaatggtaagaagaaagccatttttgaaagtaaGAGTCCTGTTTGCACTTTTTAAAAAGCCATGTAAGGGGAGACAGCTAGCATTTGGAAGAAGGTGCTATGGTCATATGAGACCAaattagaactttttgggctaaacgcAAAATTCTTTGTGTGGCAGAAACAAACACTGCATGTCACCCTGAAAACATCactaaacatgatggtggcagcacaaTGTGGGGATGTTTCTTCAGCAGGGCCAGGCAaggtggtcagagttgatgggaagatggatggagggaaTCCTGGAGGAAAAAACGTTAGAAGCTGCAAAAGTCTTGAGACTGagctgtaggttcaccttccaggagATCATTGATCCTTAAACATACTGGCAGAGCTACAAATGGTGTAGATTAAAACCTATTCATGTGGTCCAGTCACAGTCCAAACCTAAATCCCATTAAGAATCTGTGTCaagatctgaaaattgctgttcacaaatgctctctatCCAATCTCCCTGAGCTAGTGATAATAGAGCTTTGCTCATGTGTCGAGTAACTAAAATTTGATGACGTGTGCAAAAATGAATTGGTGGCATTCTGCCATTTTCTAAATCAGTGATGCTCCCATCTGCTATATCATTGATTTCCTAATTGTGATACATATAGTTTCAAAAGATTGCCGTATTGTTTTCGGTTATAAGACGAACCAGATTAGaagatgcacctcaaatttagaggaagaaaaaaagttgtttgtttttttttttttttaaaaaaaatggggtcagtcttaaaatccggtggtgtcttaccaggagtgggcggcagtggtggtggtgcggggtcacaggaggcagaggcggtaCTGGAGTAAGGCGATGCTGAGGGCggggcggcaggtgtcccagatgctcactgcaggcGCAGTGAGACAGGCAACTTCCAGAAATTGtcagcagtgcaggcttcaaagaaatggcgcccatagTCGGCACTTGAGCTCTCTGCTCAAAATCTCATCTGTGTATGTGCCACCTCCagacgccattttccttaagtcccctCCTTGGAGATTAGTGAGCCGGAGGCAGCTTGTGCGCAGATGAGGTCttgatccaagagctccatctgcgcaggcgtcgACTCCAGGCACAATTGTCTGAAGTCCGCCCTGCCGACAACATTTTCAGGATtgcacccgcagccccagcacagtgctcaCAGCATTGCTTCTGCGACCCCTCTCCATTATCATCTGTAagcaacattcagattataagacgtacccctcatTTTCCAGCAGCAGAGAGCAGGGGGCATGGCCGTTGCCTCCATGTTCTTCCTACATGCCAGCCCCCGAATACTTGCTTCTATCCAGTCACGGAGCTTTACACTGGTCTGTGACGTAACGTCCCATTCAGAAGGGGTAAGAAGCAGCTACTCTTTTATTGATTTACAAGTGATACCAGACCTGCAGGGGCCAGCTCAGCTTCATAGTGTATGAGGGCAGGGACAGTACAAAAACATAATCTCCGGAGTACCCCTTTAACCACTCACAAAAAGCTTCCATGTTGCACAAGTATTGACAtgggaacttttattttttttttttgttcctgataTAGAAATATCCAATCTTTCTATATCTGTGTGAGACTGAGATACATATGCAGAAAAGCTCCTTCCAATTACTATTGAATATTAAAATATTAATATTGAGATACAGTTAGAAATGCGGCTTTATTTTTGGCCTGTACGGTGTTTAATTGTCGTTTTCCAAAGCCCAGAGACCAGGTGCGTTTCACGCTTGCCCTCATAAATGAAGTTCACTCTCATTAATTGCGGCCGTCTCCGCATGCAATGGATTCGGAAGTCATTTTCGGGAATACAGTGTATCATTTATTCGTGCTAATAAAGGCCTTTGTTCTAAATGGCCACTGCCAAGTAAAGAAAGTGTATTTCAGTGCAACGTTATCCGCCGACATGCCTGCCAGACGTTAATAATGCATTGGTGAAGCCCGTCGTCTTGCGTTGCATTGTTTCACAATACCTAAGGCTGTAGCTTGGGGCTGTGAGCCGTAGTCTTGCAATTAGAGTTCGCAGGTTGttgtttattattatattttattttgttttctgtGTGGAAAAGGAGAAGACTGTGAAGGGGCCACAACTTCAACCCCTTTATTATCCGGATCCATAAGAGA contains:
- the SMIM18 gene encoding small integral membrane protein 18; its protein translation is MSSLGAWKNETSQIQQQVGFQVQKIYPFHDGWNTACFVILVLFILTVLSLVLLAFLYEMLDCCCCAKHKTVKDLENEPNPVRALMSSMKKRKTEVV